The stretch of DNA ggtccactcattataacgatcgcgacagaagatcccaccacaaaRggaccaagcagcgtggccaggaggagcagataTCCTGGACATGGMAGGATATCTTGGAcggtaagggatcctggacgtgggaggagatcctggcaggAAAGGATCAccttccatgggagcagacggaggAAGCGAGGGAGGAACAACGACGACACTGGGGTTCYcggccacgacggaagcccgagaggcagcctcaaAAAAAAAWTGGTGGGGCACACYgggtggttggcggagccagggtttgaaccagagccaactccccgtactcaccgtggggagcgtgtgaccagtcaggcaccatgttttgcggtgatacgcactgtgtctccagtgcgcattcacagcccagtgcgtcctgtgccagcttccCGCACTCACTCAGCTTCCCGCACTGGTCATttgtccaggacgcgttgtgccagctctacgctccagacctccagtgcgtctccacagtccagtacgtcctgtgcctcctccccgcactcgccctgaggtgcgtgtcaccagcccgggtGCCCCCTGTACCggcccacgcatcaggcctccagtgcgcttccacagtccagtacatctctgtgcctcctccccgcactcgccctgaggtgcgtgtcacagcccggtgccacctgtactggcccacgcatcagacctccagtgcgcctctacAGTCCAGTACGTACTGtgcctcctcgcactcgccctgaggtgcgtgtcaccagccggtgccacctgtaccggccccacgcatcagacctccagtgcgcctccacagtccagtacgtcctgtgcctcctgcccgcactcgccctgaggtgcgtgtcaccagcccggtgccacctgtacgcggcccacgcatcagacctccagtgcgcctcacagtccagtacgtcctgtgcctcctccccgcactcgccctgaggtgcgtgtaccagcccggtgccacctgtaccggcccacacatcaggcctccagtgcgcctccacagtccgaagcttccggcgacagttcccagtccagagcttcggcgacagttcccagtccagagcttccggcaacagttccAGTCCTGAGCTTCCGGCGACAATTTCCCAGTCgcggaacctccggcgacggtcggcagtccggaacctccggcgacggtcgcagtcggaacctccggcgacggtcggcagtccggaacctccggcgacggtcggcagtccggaacctccggcgacgagccacggtccggttcctccggcgacgatccccgcaccaaAGCCGCCACTGAAGATGACGTATCCGCGAGccgagtgggtacttcgccccgcaccggagccgccccagCGGTAGATGCCCCCCGGACctcctattgagtcaggttttgcggccggggccgcacctttggggggggggggtctgtcaaCGCCCTGatcatagagagctttttattctctatgttggttaggtcagggtgtgactaatTTTGGGAGGGATGACCTGATGTgcattttgtgttatttttaatTACATAAAATTACATTAYGCTTCCCTATAGACATGCATGAAAATCCATTGTAGATTCAGTGAGCAGGTCATCTATTGGGCCAGGGCTGGGTCTCTCACAGGGGACTTGGCATGGTGGCAGAGTTTACCCATTTGCAAAGTAGGCTGATTGCATCACTTACCGCTCAACTGTAACCCATTTCAAACTGTGTTTTTAAGATTATCCTGAAAATGTGTAATGGTAACTCCAAAAGCATATTTTCAGGTAGTTTTTTCTGATGCCATTCAAAWCAAAGCAAGTTGATCCAGTCAAGTCAACCTTTCATGGTTATAAACAGACGACTTAAAACTTAAACCAAACTGCTTGTCAAACCCACTTTGACAAGTGGGTTATGACAAACCCATATTGTGTTCAATGAAATATACCATATGAGAAGCAGTGAATACACTaacttggtaaaaaaataaaatgtgcatTTGGCTGCCCTCTGTTAGAGAGATGCAacatgcagaaatcgctcctccAATTCatagttgctaaaattctaatagtttgcctagtttcagtttgtgacaaaacaagcactcatagtgtagagaatcattataccatctaaaccgctgtgaaatatattttccataacccaaaagATTStgtttgaagctggtgtacaaagcTGAAAGTATAAgacgcaaaaaaacacatttaagaacgggaagcatagaaataacttTGAACaggtctatgtgaatttggtcggatcgcccaaaaagttacatattgtatcTTTAGAGGCTGTGGAATCGGCAGGTTCAGCATCATGTGTGACAGGATACAGACCATTTACAGTACGTTCTAAAATCACCTTTTTTGGAAAGTACTGGGCAGATTTATAGTAAAGAGAaagagtaaccaaaaaagtgatctACATGTCACATGTTATATCTTTCCTCCCACTAAATTGCCCCAGGACAACTCTAAATGTCAGGATTACACAAGAATATGCAATGCTCTTGGCATTTCCCCTTACTTTTTCATCTGTCCTGGCAAGAGCAAACAGTGTTTTGAATGTGTCATGAATTTGACTTCTGCTAAATGTGCCTATATAGACAACTACAGAAATCAGAGCTWTATGTGCGCATATTACAAATACACCAGTTAATGATGATGATAKTAATAATTAGTTTGTTACTTTCTGTAATAAATATACCCTACTACATGTAGTAAGGATTTTAATWTATATGCACAGTTGGATTTAAATAATCTGTTTTAATAAATTCactgtttatatttatatttccaTAGAGCgttaaatacattccaatatAGACAAAGGACAAACAAATTGATTTGCATCTATTCATCAAATTAGTATGAAGAGATACAGAACACCATTAAAGATgatgcataaaatggacagaggGTAGTCACTGAATGTATCAACATTATAATTAAACTTACTGCAAAAGAGAAATCCAATGATTCCATTGTGCATCAATGCATTTTATAATAACCACTGTTCACAATATCTTACAAAAAAGGTAAAGATGATACAGAGCTATTGTTTTACGATAAAGCTGATCCATCACAATATCAGTCTTTCCCATATTAGCGTTGATACGCCATACTATGGACTAAAACAGAAGACGTATAAACCTGTGTGTTGAAGCTGCTTCTGCCTCAGCACCACAGAGAGCCAGCCATGGCAGGTCATCAAAAAGCAACTTGTTCCCACTCCACCTGTTCAAAATGCTATTAATCTGCTGRCTTCCAATAGAAGGCTTGGCTTTGTCCCGGGAGCCAATAGAAATACGAGAGCTGCGGGACCGACCAATCCAAGGCAGCATTCTAATATGTTCTTTCTTTATCAAGGTGCCACTCCACTTCAAGATACTGCTTATTTATGACCCccgaggagagagcagggaggagataTTTGTCTTAAGGAACAACTGTGAACACTGTTTCTCAGGTTGCACAACACCTGATGTTGATTTTGGAACTGTCACCTTCAGTACTATGGCACAAAGCAGGTGAAGGAAGACAGTGAAGAGGTTTTATGCTGGCACCTGCCCTCTGCTGTCATAGCCAGCTAGAGAGACACCTCTGCAGATACCAGTGACCTGGAGTAATCTAGTCCTCAGATAGGGGACATTGGCATCAGCATCATTTGAACATCAACAGACTGGATTAAGAAATAAGAACACAATCAACGAACCCGTATTCATCCAGTCTTGGTGAGAGAGGTAAACGTGAACCTTTGTGGGCCGCACTGGGTCTTTTCATGACTGGACCTTGTTAGGTGAGTTGGTGAAATKTAAAAGTGGAGGCACTTCTCATGGATTCCAACATACCGGGGTCTTTTCTGTTCAACAACAGCCTGAACCAGTTCTCCTCGGACTTAAAGGCACCTGTGTGTCAGTACTCAGTGCCCAACTCCTTCTACAAGCTCAACCCAGGCCTGAACAGCCAGCTGCAGGCAGCAGGCACACCCCACGGCATCAGTGACATCCTCAGCCGTTCCATGATGGGCGCTACGGGCACTACCACCCTGCTCTCTGGATACCCTACCATGGGGGGCTTTGGCACCGTGGCCACCCCGGGGGTCTACTACAACCGTGCAGACTACAACCCCTCACTGGGCGGCTTCACCAAGCCTGGCGCTGAGTGCCCCGTGAAGGGTCGCAGTGGCAGCTGCTGGGTAGAGAGCGGGTacgagtggagaggagggaggcagcaGTGCAATAACAGTGAGTAACTCCGCACCATAGTCACCTGAACATCACACGACTCACACACCAACTGACTGAGGCATGGCTTATATCACCCATCCATAATACTCAGAGAACTGTATTATTAGCTAGATTTCATGTTTTTTCTCAAAGCTTAAACAAATGAATATATTTGGTGTAAATTACTTTGTAACTCCTCTGTTTGCTTAAAAAACAAATATCTTAAAACATTTGAGTAACTTAATTTCTCATAAAAGTTTTTAAATCAAGGTTCTGTTATttaaaggtgtaaatatattatTGTATAAAGTGTATGGCAGTCTATTGTAATCTATAATGTAATTGTATGTGTCATTGTTTAAATACTGGTTATCACTAACCATTCAGTCTTTCGGTAAAGATAGTGTACATAGAATTTGGCTGACTCATTCACTTAACATACATTCAAATATCTGAAATCTGATTACATGCTATACAAGGATAATGCTGCATAggtcacataaaacattttaagatGTGAAAAAAGTTTGTATTGAGAAATGTATCTAATATTATATCGGATCATCTCtgtaatacaaacacacaaaaaatacagTACAAATGGTTGTATATTCATTTTGATTCCTCCAATATGAGTATTTGACTAACTACTACTAATATTTTACAGATATGTAAAAATATCTATGTAATTGACCATCATTATTTACCTCACTATTTGTATGCAGTCTCCAAGTGACGTAAATTGAAAATAACTGTAATGCATACTTCATTTCCAGACATTGGGCATCTAGAGGATATTTCAGGCAGGAAGAAGCACACCAGACCCACATTCAGTGGACATCAGATATTTGCCCTGGAGAAAACCTTTGAGCGGACCAAGTACTTGGCCGGGCCAGAGAGAGCTAGACTGGCCTACTCCCTGGGCATGACAGAGTCACAAGTCAAGGTAAAGCAAAAGTCCCCATATAGACAGATCTAAATGCATGCACTGACTATACACTTCATCTGAATTAATTTAGTAAAAAGGATTACAGTATTGTATAATTGAATGTATGCTGGTTAAAATAAGAAATCCCACTAAGTAAAGAAATTATTTAATCAGGTGTGGTTCCAGAACCGCCGCACCAAGTGGAGGAAGAAGAGTGCCTCAGAMCCCAGCTCCACCCAGGCGATGCGGGGTGAGCAGGGAGGGGAGGCCTCGGAGAACGAGGTGGAGGATGAGGAGTACAACAAGCCTCTGGATCCCGACTCGGACGACGAGAAGATACGACTGCTGCTGCGCAAACACCGCCGGGCTTTCTCTGTACTCCGCCTTGGACCACATCACGTCTGACACATACATACAAAAGCtgcaacgcacacacgcacacagacacacacatcagatgTGCATGTTGTAGCAAGGGGTAGAATTAAACAKATTTTGTAGTACAGACACACAACTAAATATTCAAGCATGTTCAAAATAAGGCACATTTATAATACAGTACGTTTAAGGAGAAAAAAGGGTAACGGTTCACGTGAAGTGATGCCTTGACGTACCGTATTTGTAACCATAATGGAAACAGAGGGAAGATGTTACCATTAAATGATGGGTGAAACAGTTTAAATTGAAAATAGAATTCATCAATGAGTTTCAATGAGGCAAATGGTTAACTGTTATGTAGGAAACCCATCATGATCTATTATCCTCAGCTGCACTATGATGGTTGCATCAAACGTGAAAGGAAATAGTTTCTCATGTGTACATACACATTATTGCAGACCAAAGCTAAATAGATATGTAAACCATGGATAATGCAGTTGACAGTACCTGTTTTATTTGAATAGAATAAACACTTCAGGTCAAGGACTTTTTATTTTAGTTCATCAAATMAATTTGCTTGTTGTACTCTTAATATTGAATGTCCATTTGAACTTGTTTCAGTCAACTGCTGTACCCTAKACACAGAATATTTCTATTATTAACTTTGATTCATTTAATTGAGAGCCTGGCAATGCTGTTTTTTTTAACACTGGCGTTGAGGGTACACATATCAAGATAAGTCTTGACCTTTTATTTTGACTAATGTGTTGGCTAATGTRATGCAGACATGCAAGCTTTCATGACATTTGAGGGTTTCTGCACATCCAAATTAAGTTGCATAAGGATAATGTAAATGAATGATGACATTTTTAATTGTACAATAAATTATTGTGAATTATTTATTGAATACAATGGTACAATGATTGTGTCATGCCTTGGTTTTTCAGTAATTGTTTTCATATAAAAGACAACAATCCCCAAACAAACAACTTATACTCTGCTGTATCTGACATCTAAACAGACATTGAAGTCTATAWCAGCAATAGAGTTGTTAATACATTAAAAGCGACAGTTAAGACAGATGGCGGGTAGAAAGGCACAATCATTGAGTAGAAGTGAGGGGTCAAAGGCCAATCCCAAGGTGATCTATGTAGTTACCAGGGTGCTGGAATTGGACTGGCTGAACTGTTCTGTGTAGAAGACAAAGCCATCAGACCCATCCACGCCATCACAAAATCAATGCTACTATTCTATTTCATTCACTAATTGAATATCTCTCACCCCTGGCCCCTGCAGCTCAGTGCTGTTTGTCATTAGGACAGATGCTACGGGAGTGTGTGAGGGTGTGCCCAGCACCAGGGAAAATATGCATTGTGCTTGTTGTACTGTTGAAACAATTCTGCAATTGTTGATAGTAAAAGATCAACAAGATGCTAGTCTCCCTAGGCAGacgggttgcctcccacaatgtgAACAATGCTCCAGGTCTGGGACTTCTGAGAATAACAAGACGCTAACGTCAAGAGTTAGGTCGCTCTACAGTTCAAGATAGAGATGATATATTAACAGCAACAGCATACAGACTACAAACTTTGAGAATATAACCATATGAATATACTATACCAGATACCTTTCTACTACTAAAAGTTCTATAAACAGGGGAGAAAAGGCAGTGGTAAAGGCTGGGAAACCCATCTCTGAGAAAAGCTGAAGAGCCACATAGATATCAGTCTGGGCATGGTTGGGAAACGAAGCCTGTGCTGTATCACTGAATCTAGGAAACTCTCAGAACACTTRAGTTCTTGTGCAGCTTCGTAtgaaagtgaaaaaaagaaaaaaagatgtcTAAGAGCCCAGTTCTGTGAAACTGCAAAAGCTCTTCATAAATGAGACTTGCATATTCATAGGATCTGCTTTACTTAAATCTTTCAGCATCTAGGCCAGGACAGTTCATTTCCATTGTTTTTGGTGCGCAATTTACATTTGCTGACTGCAGACTGTACTTTTTCTGCTGATTATTTTGCCTAGCACTTGATAAATCCAAGGCAACGGTATTGGATCAACATTTGTCCTCCAAAATGCAATAATTGTGAGAATCGAATTCAGAGCAACTCacaatttcagttggcttttccttTCCGGAGTTTTAAAGGGTATTGATCGAAACAACTTGGCCAGTTCTGACTGTCCGAAATAGCCAGCCCATTCCACCTTGAGAGGGCACGTTTAATATCCCATCTACTTCACACAAAGTCCTATCAATACGCAgcctcactttttctctctccaaccAAAGAGGCATGTCTCAGGCTGGGCTGAATTCTCAAACCATAGAATGGGAATAAATAACATGGCCATAATAAGTTAAAGTTGAGTGTGTAAGGTCCAGATGGACATTTAGCATGAGAATAATCAAATAAAAGTTGACCTATTTCAGCATGACCTCTCCAAAACACCTTGCAGTGATCTGTGTGTGTTCCTCCCTGACAGCAAGTACAACCCATTGTAACCCAGTTGATGGGAAATGTTTAAGGACACTCCACCACAAGCATTGGAGATCTCGTTTCATTTTCTCGTTTCAtacattaggcctacattaaaggAGTGGTACGTCGTCTATGGTATGTTACAAATCAGCTGCATCCAGTGGTGTCGATAAGCATTGGAGTGAAACCATACATAATGAGCTTTATTTGAAATCACTTGGCAATGGTTGTGTTATGCAGAGCACTGGTGTGACTGAAAGAGAAAGCCCAATAGTGGTCAGAGTTACCTGCCAAAAGGAAAACCCTTGCACAACTCTAAGATAAATTGCAATTAGAATGCCAACTGAAAAGAAACAAGCTAGTAGCTCTAAAATTGACATTGATTTTGCAAGGTAGAATCTCATTAAGGGAGAGTTATACAGTAATGTAATTGCAGTGGTCAACATTTATTTACAAAACTGGAAGCATTACAAGAAtgtagtgtttgtttgtgttcgaCCAGAAATGACAAACAACATTAGTCCACTCCATCTAACAATACTACTGGCCTCATGTTGAACTCCAAACCAAGAGCATTCCCTGGAGGGCATTATTAGAATATGTTGACCATAACATGAATCAACTACTACAAATATATTATTGACAGGTAGGCCTTGCAATTTCCACGCAGACACATCAATCATTAATTGTAAACAAACGTAAGGAAATTTGAGAGGGTCCAGATTAAAAGGATGATCTATACATTTGAACTAATGAATCCTTGTCATATCAGTCTATAATTACTTCACAGCAGATTGAGTGTAAATCAGTCAACACATACTACAGAGGAAGATTGATAACAAATTATGCATTTTCTACCTCAAAATATAGAGAGTataacagaaaaataaaaaagtcATTAATATGCATTGATCATTTAAGTGCATTCTGAATAACACATACaactataaaataacatgaaaaccATGATTATATTTTAAAAGTCTTTGAATTAGtccataataaaacaaaattaTGCAAACCAGCCATCCATTTCATACAAAATACAGAGGATGGACAATGAACAAAGATCTGCTGCAGCACAAATCAGCATAGAACACGGAAAATAGATCAAATCAATATAATAACTTCAACCAAAATGATATAGTGGTTTCAAGCTTAAAATGTTGTGAActttgcgtgtgtttgtgtgagcatgTGCCtgggtgtgtatgtgcgtgcttgcatgttattttgtgtgtggctgtggtatCAGACATCCATTCCAGACACATTCATTTAAAATAATTGTATGGTAAACAAGTTATAGTGATTTGGCAGAAGTTAAACTGATCACAGTAACTGAAACAGTAAAACAATagatgggtcgttccacgaaatgagtgccttttgcgtccctttgatattttaagaataaattatgcacaaatatttaattttaaaagcCAGTTATATTCaattaagtgccctttaatatagaccacacagataattcaataaatcagatgaGTAAAAACTCTCTAAACATCCCTCCGTgtaccctctgtgacttctaggaagattaacccacttaaccccaacacttctccaagttttcaccatcattgtaaagccctagctattttgttgctttgacagtcatttctgaagattatttatttattttatttatttatttcatgattagtgattcatttatgtctgttcctcattttaaggtcaaccctgttacatgaactgaactcttCATTTAATATGGttaaactattcctttttaaatatcgTTTTTCCAAAAGAAACATTAACATCTAattgtcaaatcatagtgtaaaagcaggtgagctggttctactctttttggccattttctggtgttttgtggtggagaACTGGGCAGGTCGAGAacaacacgtcaaccctgttacccacatATAGACAgtctacattttatttaacaattacatttctggggtgaagcttgcattctgttgcacacaacaagcttatATTCCCCGTCACAAGGGGATTTGCGGCTgatttacagtggcaagaaaaagtatgtgaaccttttggaaataactggatttctgcataaattggtcataaaatttgatctgatcttcatctaggtcacaacaaRagacaaacacagtgtgcttaaactaattgtctattgttgtgacttagatgaagatcagatcaaatttgatgaccaatttatgcagaaatccaggtaattccaaagggttcacattctttttcttgccactgtaagattaaattgtcaaccctgttactttatttagcACTTAATAGGCCCTTTCTATAGTATTTCTtaaatttaacctcttgagatgggaaaacttgtTTTTTATTAGGTTGAACATGTGctttttatgacagaatgttaaaattaggtgaatgcataattaaaaacaaaataacattCAGCCAGTTCCCCTGAACAAGAGAAATCTCTATTAGCACACTCCTCAATTCTCTAAAAAGTCATGAACAAATATTTGAAACTTTGAGGAGCTACTTTAAAGGATTAGCCCATAGTTTGTGGaataaagcacttcatggtaacAAAGTAGCTGCGTACCACAGGCAATACACATCAGAAatgaaaacagactacataactGCCAGCTATCATGGTGTCCTGACTTAATGTCCTGTAGAGTAGGGACTAACCTTACAGTTGAACCATAATAAGTTTGTCCATTACATGGGCCCACCCCATAATATGTCAATGTACAACCCGCCAGAGAGTATACCCAGCAGAGTGTGGTAGCAGGCAGACAGAGCTGTGATCATCAGTATTCAGCA from Salvelinus sp. IW2-2015 linkage group LG33, ASM291031v2, whole genome shotgun sequence encodes:
- the nkx6.3 gene encoding homeobox protein Nkx-6.3 isoform X2 gives rise to the protein MDSNIPGSFLFNNSLNQFSSDLKAPVCQYSVPNSFYKLNPGLNSQLQAAGTPHGISDILSRSMMGATGTTTLLSGYPTMGGFGTVATPGVYYNRADYNPSLGGFTKPGAECPVKGRSGSCWVESGYEWRGGRQQCNNNIGHLEDISGRKKHTRPTFSGHQIFALEKTFERTKYLAGPERARLAYSLGMTESQVKNRRTKWRKKSASXPSSTQAMRGEQGGEASENEVEDEEYNKPLDPDSDDEKIRLLLRKHRRAFSVLRLGPHHV
- the nkx6.3 gene encoding homeobox protein Nkx-6.3 isoform X1 translates to MDSNIPGSFLFNNSLNQFSSDLKAPVCQYSVPNSFYKLNPGLNSQLQAAGTPHGISDILSRSMMGATGTTTLLSGYPTMGGFGTVATPGVYYNRADYNPSLGGFTKPGAECPVKGRSGSCWVESGYEWRGGRQQCNNNIGHLEDISGRKKHTRPTFSGHQIFALEKTFERTKYLAGPERARLAYSLGMTESQVKVWFQNRRTKWRKKSASXPSSTQAMRGEQGGEASENEVEDEEYNKPLDPDSDDEKIRLLLRKHRRAFSVLRLGPHHV